DNA from Mycobacterium bourgelatii:
TCCACCTCGCCGGAGCCACCAAGACCGTCGACCGCGCACTAGAAACCAAAACCCGCGCGCTGGCCGCTGGAAGGGCTACACCACCAACCTCACCACCCAGACCGCCACCTTCGTCATCGATGCCTACCACCAGCTGTGGCACATCGAGAAAGCCTTCCGAATGTCCAAGCACGACCTGCAAGCCCGCCCTATCTACCACCACCTGCGCGAATCCATCGAGGCGCACCTGAGCATCGTGGTCACCGCCTTGGCCGTCAGCCATTACATCGAGCACCAAACCGGTTGGAGCATCAAGAAATTCGTCCGCACCGCACGCCGCTACCGCACCATCAAAATCCAAGCCGGCAACCAAACCCTTACCGCAGCTGACCCACTACCCGACGACCTACGCGAAGCACTGCTCACGATCCACGCCGACAGTGCGCACTAATTTGAGCCAACTCGGGAAGGCCTATTACCAGCGCAAACGGAACGAAGGAAAACGACCGATCGCGGCCACCATCTGCCTGGCGCGACGCCGCACCAACGTCCTCTACGCGCTCATCCGTGACAACCGCACCTGGCAACCCGACTCACCCCCAATCACACAGTCGGCGGCTTGACATCTTCATTGAGAGTCCTCTCTGGCGGACTAGCGAGCGTCGATCACTCTGCCGAGGTCGATCATCGTCGAAAAGGCCCCGTTCACGACAGGGCCGACGCCGGAGTTCGCATGTCTATCGACGCAAACTGTTCCGCGGCTCCCTGGCAAGGGCATAAGCTGCGGCTACTCGGCGATCGGTATCGGCCGGGTAACTGGGAGTTGCCCCGAGACGTGGGAGCGGCACGTGTCGTATGTTGTTGCGCTGCCCGAGATGGTGTCCGCCGCGAGCGTAGACGTGGCTTCGATTGGCTCGTTGGTCACAACGGCAAACCAGGGCGTGGCCGAGGCCACCACGGGGGTGTTGGCCGCCGCCGAGGACGAGGTTTCAGGGGCGATCGCGGCATTGTTCTCCGCCCACGGCCGGGGCTATCAAGCTCTCAGCGCACAGGTGGCGTCCTTTCATGAGCGGTTTGTGCAAACACTGACCCGCGCGGCCGGGGCTTATGCCGCCGCCGAGGCGGCCAACGCCCTTAACCTGTCCGCACTCGAGACTTCAATCGCGGAGGCCGCTAACCCGCTGTCGCGATTGCTCGAGCTTCCGCCGCTAGGTTGGTACACCGGCAACGCCCCGTCGCCGTACCTAACGTGGCCACTGGGCTTAACGGTCCAGTACGGCACGTACGACGGAATGGGTGTCGTCCGGATCACCCCGCCGTATCCAACCGGCGAATACGTGGTCGCGATGCATGGCGGCGGGTTTCTCCTTCCGCCCTCCTTCTTCCACTGGATCCACTACTCGGTGATGTCCTACCAAACCGGCGCGACCATGGAAGTGCCGATCTACCCGTTGGTCTGGCAAGGGGGAACGGCCGGTGTGGTGGTGCCCAAGATGGCGGGTCTCGTGTCGTCGCTGATCGCTCAACACGGGACTGCCAACGTCAGCGTGATCGGCGACTCCGCGGGCGGCAACCTCGCCCTCGCGTCCGTCCAGTACATGGTGGCCCAGGGCGACCCCGTGCCGTCGCGCATGGTGTTGCTGTCCCCGTGGCTCGACGTGGCCTCGCCGTGGCGAGAGGCCTGGAGTATGCAACTCGCGAACTCGTGGGCAGGCAATCTGCCGGTGAACAACTTTCTGGTGAGTCCGTTGTACGGGTCACTTAGCGGACTTCCGCCGACCTATGTCTACTCGGGTTCATGGGATCCGCTGGACGCCCAGGCATCTGTCCTCCGGCAAGCAGCCATAGCCCAAGGCGCCCCAATCAGCTTCATACTGGCCAACTTCCAAGTCCATGACTGGGTTATCGGCACTCCGGGCGGCTTGCTCTACTGGCCGCAGATCAACCAGCAACTCGGCATAGCCTGATTGTCCGCTCCAAACGCGATGCCCTCACGATCACCAGAAACGGGAACTCGGCGCTGCTGCGCGAAAAGCCGAACGGTTACACCGATTGGCTGCCGACTCTGCCAATCCCAACGAAACGGCCTCGGCGGAAGCCGATCTGGTCGACGGCTTGTGCAAGGGCGCAACGCGGTTACTCGACGGCGAAGCCGAAGATGCGGCCCAACCTCGACGTTGAGCGCGCGCGTTATTGGGATCGGTAGCCGGGCACGTCCTGTCCACTGTCGTAGACACCCAAACGAACGCAACCAGAGAGGACGACGGCAGCTATGTCGTTTGTCAGCGTCGTACCCGAACTTGTCGCGCAGGCCGCTCGCGAATTGGATTGCCTTGGCTCGACTTTGAGCGCGGCCAATTCCGCGGCGGCGGCCGCGACGACCGGGATAGTTCCCCCGGCCGCTGATGAGGTATCGGCGGCAATCGCTTCACTGCTGAACTCGCAAGCTCACGAATATCAATCCCTGAGCGCCCGAGTGGCGGCGTTTCACAGCGAGTTCGTCAACCTGCTGAACGCCGGCGTGAGTTCGTATATCAACACCGAGGCCGGCAATACCCATGCCGCCGCGGCAAGTGAATTCGCGCAGTTCTACCCCGAGGGCCCGTTGGGCATGCTGCTCAAGGCCGAAATGGAGTTCATCGAACTCCCCCTTGATGCCATCGGCCCGGTGGTCACGTCGACGGCTGCGCTCGGTCAAAGCGGGTCAACGTTTGTCAATGCGGTGCTGGCGGGGAATCCGGACGCTGCCGCGGCGGCCCTACGCGATGTTGGTCCCAACGTTGGGAACGCCATCCTCTACGGCCAGAACACGATGTCCATACCGTTGCCGTCGAACATCGCGGGCGTATCAGTAGCGCTCAACATTCCCTTCGGTGGTCTGCTGGCTCCCATTCAGCCCATGACCGCGACGGTGACGTTCGGAGGCCCGTTTGCGGGGCAGGAGCCGGTCACCGTTCCCATGCCCTTCGAGGTCGGCGGCATCGTCACCGAGGTGCAGACCGATCCGGAGTCGGTGGCTCTCGCACTGCTCCTGTCGCCCCTGTTTTTCTTGTAGGTCCCCGGCATAACGGAATAACTGGTCACGATTCAGAGTTGCGCCCTGCAGTAGCTCGCCACTTGGCGACGCGGTCAGGAGATGTGATGACCACCGCCATACTTCAAGAGCGCCTCACGGCGGTGCAGAGGGCCGGCCACTTCGATGCTCATGTTGTGGGCGGCCTAGCCCGCTACATCGCCGAAGCGCCCGACGAAAAGCTCTTCCGGATGAACCCTTACCGCTACGCGGCGGAAACCGGCATCACCGAGCGCGATGCGGTGGACCTGTTCTTGCATGCCGCGCACGCCGGTGTTGTCGAGTTCAGTTGGGGTGTCATCTGCCCAGCCTGCGGCGCGTTTATCACGACGGACCACGCGCTGCGCGCACTGAATGAGGACCGTGATTGCGCGATCTGTGATATCTCCATCTCGCCCTCGATCGACGACAACGTCGAAGTCGCATTCAGCGTCGCTCCCTCGGCGAGAACGACCCGGTTCTCGTTCCCGGAAAAGCTGGATTTCATCCGCGACGGTATGACGCTGTTCTTCTCGCCGAGCGTTACGGATACCACCCAGCTAGGCCGCTACCTGGGGAACCCGATGTGGTTCGGTACGGCTCCCGCGGGCGCGACGGTCGAGGCCGAGCGGGAGCTCGCGCCGGGACGTTATCTGCTGGCGCTGCCGGAGTACCACGCCTTGCGGCGCTTCACGGTCGACGAGGGCGCGGGTGGCTCGGCGATGAGCTACGAGGTCCTCGCCGGCGGCAGGCTTATTCAGGACGGTGAGCAGTTGGCGGTTGGCAAGGTGCGCATGAGCCTGCAAAATCGGCTCGGCCGGCCAGTGGTCTTCGGCGCGTTCAGGGACCCCCACCCGTCGTCGCCGGAGGCTCACGCCGCAAAGACGACGATGTTGGGTTCGGGGGCGAAGCTGAACTTCCACCGCTTCTTCACGGTCAAAGAGCTGGTGACGACCCAGGTTTTCCGCGATCTCTTCCGGGCCGAGAGCATTCCCGCGCAGGGTGGTTTAGGGCTGAAGAACCTGACCGTGCTTTTCACCGATCTCAAAGGCTCGGCCGAGCTGTACTCGCGGATGGGGGACATGCGCGCCTACAGCCTCGTCGGCGAGCATTTCGGCCTGCTCCGGGAGGTAGTTGCCGCGCGCGGAGGTGCGGTGGTCAAGACCATCGGCGACGCGGTGATGGCGAGTTTCCCCACGCCGGCGCCGGCGCTCGAAGCGGCCATGGTGATGAACCGCGAGATCGCCAAGGTTGGTGAACTCGAGCTCAAGATCGGCCTGCACGCCGGGCCGTGCATTGCGGTGGACCTGAACGAGCGCCTCGACTACTTCGGCCAGACGGTCAACATTGCGGCCCGTGTTCAGGGGATCGCCGACTCACGCCAGATTGTGTGCACCGACCCGGTGCGTGATGCGCCGGGCGCGGACGAGGTCATCTCCGAGCTGAGTCTGGTCGGCAAGCGCGAGTTGGCGGCTCTCAAGGGGGTTGGCGGTCAGGTGGGTGTCTGGCGCTACCAGTAGGCCGTCACCCTCAGCGACACCGCTAACCTTGGTAGCTGGAATTTATTGAAACCAAACGACATCCGGATCTTAGGGCGGCTGAACAACTTCCGTCGGAATTAAACGGATTGCCGACGAAGCGGTCACGTCGAAACTATGCTGCCCAGATGGGTGAGTTTCGTGCGTCGCCGCCGCCGGATCTTCCGGGTGTTCCCTCGGCCGAGGGGCCCCTGCCAGGCCCGGATCAACTGGTCGGCCGCCCCCGCGCATTGGGCGTGGACTTGCTCGGTGAATTGCACGGTCCGTTGTTCTACTCCGATTTCAACGGTGGCATCAGAAAGCTCTACGCGTGCTCGCTGGAACTGGTGTCCGAGCTTTGCGACGAAACCCGCTTCGCCAAGAACCTCACGGCAACCCTTGCCAGAGTGAGGCCGCTGGCCGGTGACGGCCTGTTCACTGCCTACCACGGCGAACCGAACTGGCAACGGGCTCACGATGTGCTGTTGCCGGGGTTCAGTTACGCAGGCCTGCGCGCCTACCACGCGGCGATGCTGGACATCAACTGCAAACTGATCGACCGGTGGGACGCCAGCGTCGGAGCCCAGTCGGTTGATGTGTCGAACGACTTGCAGAAGTTAGCAATGGACACCGTCGCGTTGGCCGGATTCGGTTCGCGCTTCGAGTCTTTCGACTGTCCTGGACTCGCCCCGATCCCGCAGAGCTTCACAACGGCTTTGGGGGAGTTGGTATCTGAAGTGCAGACACCGGTGTTCACGCAGGAATTGAGCACCCTGCACAACTTCATCGACGGCCTGATCGCCGAGCACCGAGCTTGTGGCGACGAATTCGAGGACCTGTTGGCGCTTATGCTGCAACAGGATCCGGACGGTAATCCCGTGCTGGAGACGGAGAACGTCCGCAATCAGATCATGACCTTCCTGATTGCCGGCCAGCTCACCACATCGGAGTTGATGCCCAACACGCTGTACAACATCGTCAGCGATCCGGCCGTGCTGCACCGGGTGCAGGCCGAGGTGGACTCCGTTTTCGGAGCGGAAGACGACCACCTGCCCGGCTACGACGACATCGGCAAGCTGACCTATCTGCGACAGGCTATCGAGGAAACCCTGCGGTTATCCCCACCGGTGCTGAGTTTCGACCGAATGGCTCTGGAAGACACCGTGATCGGTGGAAGGTACCCGATCAAGCGTGGTGAGGCGGTCGCAGTGCTCACCGGCGCACTGCACCGCCAACCCCAATGGGGCGACAACGTCGAACTCTTCGACCCGGACCGCTTCGTGGCCGAACGCTCGGCGGCCAGGCCGGCCGCGCTGTTCAAACCTTTCGGAACGGGGGCGCGATCATGCATCGGACGGCAGTTCGCGCTGCATGAAGCGACCTTGGCGCTGGCCCGGCTCATCCATCGCTATCGCCTCATCGACGCGTTCCACTATGTGCCGCAGTGGGAGACCCCGACCAGTAGGAGGCCAGTCGGATTCCGGCTTGAGCTACTGCGACGCACCCCACCGGACCGCCGTGCCGACTCCCCCGACCTCGAGGCCGCTGCCGTGCCGAGCGCAGCACAAAACACGACCGCGATCACGGCGGGCACGAGAGTGGCCATCTTTCATGGCTCCAACCTCGGCACCTGCCGCGCCTTGGCTCGTCAATTCGCCGACGATGCAACGGCTCTGGGCTGCGCAGCGACCGTGGCCCCGCTCGACGCCGCCGTTGGCGGTTTCCCCGAAGCCGAGGCCGTCGTGATCGTCGCGTCGTCTTACAACGGACAGCCGACCGACGATGCACGCGCCTTTCTCACCTGGCTACTCGACGCGCACACCACCCTGAAACCGACCCCCAACGTCGCGGTTCTTGGTGTGGGTGACCACAACTGGGCGGACACTTACCAAGCGGTTTCCCGGCGCATCAACGAGCGCCTCGACGAGCTGCAAGCCAACCGCTTGGTCCCGCGGGCGGAGGCTGACACCTCCGGGGATCTGGTCGGCGTGATCGAAGAGTTTGCGGGGGCGCTGTGGTCGTCGTTGGCCGAACACTTCGGCGACCCCGACGCCACGCCACTCACGGATGCGGCCGAACCGCTCTACGAGTTGCGCCGAATAGTCGGTCCGGTGACAGCCGCGATGGACGCACGATCGTCGGTGATCCCGATGACGGTTGTCGAAAGCATCGAACTGGTCCGCCCCGGGCTGGGTCAGGCCAAAACCAATGTTCGCGTGCAACTTCCGGACGGCGTTGACTACCAGACGGGTGACCATCTCACGGTGATGGCCGACAACCCACCCGAGGTTGTCGACGCGGCCTTGGCCCAACTCGGCATTGACCCCGGCCTGCGGCTGTCGATCAACCCTCGGCGTAGCTCAAGGCGACTCATCGCGCTGGACCGAGAGGTCAGCGCGCAAGAACTGCTCACGCACTTCGTCGAATTGCGGAAACCGGTCACCAGCAGTCAATTACGCCGTCTTGCGGCTGCCAATACCAGTCCTGGGGAGCACCAGCGGCTCACCGAACTCGCCGAGGATCCGGCGGGCTGCGCGCTCAGCGTGCTGGAATGCCTCGACGAATACCCTAACTGCGTTCTCACCGGTGCTGAATTTCTCGAACTGCTGGACCCCATGGTGCCGAGGCACTATTCGATCGCATCGTCGTCAATGCTGTCACCACAGACGGTAGGACTGATCGTCAGTGTGCTGGACGCGCCGGCCCGTTCCGGGCGCGGATTGTTCAAGGGTGTCGCATCCAACTACCTTGCGAGAGTCCAACCCGGACAGACGATCCGGGCGCGAGTGGACCCAGCCCGCCATGCATTTCGGGCCGGTGCCGACCCGGCCAAGAACGTAATCCTGGTCAGCGCAGGTACCGGCGTCGCACCGTTCCTCGGCTTCCTCGGTGACCGACTGGCCGCACAGCGCGCTGGGGCACCGGTGGAGCCGGCGTTGTGCTTTTTCGGGGTTCGTGATCCGGAGGTCGATTACATATTCCGCGACCAGTTCGAGCAGGCCGAGGCCATCGGCATCGTGCAGATGCGCCCGGCCTTCTCCCGGGCGCCGCGGGACGGGGTTCGCTACGTGCAGGACCGGATCGCCGCCGACGCCGACGAGGTCTGGGCCCTGCTGGGTGACCCAGGCAAGGACGCCCACGTCTACGTGTGCGGCGACGGCGCGCGGATGGCGCCGGCGGTGCGCGGGTCGTTCCTCGACATCTACCGGGCACGAACGGGCGCCGACGACGGTCAGGCCCGCGAGTGGCTGAACGGTCTCATCGAATCCGACCACTACGTCGAGGACGTGTGGGCGGGGTGAGATTTCTTTGCCGCTGACTGTTGTCGGGTGCCGTCGCAGGTCGACCCAACAGGTCGTTGATGAACGCTTCCCGGGGGTAGGGTCGACGCCGAGTCGACGCAGAGTCGACGCCGCGGGGCCGGTTCGCTTTTAGGACGTGAGTCTCGCCGCGTAGCGGAGGGCTTGCAGGTTGGTCGCTACGGTGTTGGCAGGACAAGACTCCTCCAACCCGGGTGACGCAGGAGAAACAGATGCAGCCAATCGACTCGCCCGCGCGGGTGCGCTCTGCGATAACGGACGCGTTGTTCAACCGGCCGCGCGCGGTCCTGGTCGACGGCAGATCAGAGCAACAGTTCGTCGAAATGGTATTCCCGGGGTTGGGCAACGACACGCCCCTCTACGTCTGCAGCGATGAGACCGTAACTGGCCTACCTGGTATCAGGCCCGGTTCGCCGCCACCGGCGTTCAACCTCTTTCAGCGTCTGGTTCATCCGAACTATCCGCTGCTGGCGATTTTCATAACGGAGGGAGTCGGGTCGGTCGAATCCACTTTATTAGATGAGCAATTGCTCGACTACTATTCGGCGGCCTACGGCCGAAGGAGTGACGCACCGGAACGACCCCAGTCGCTGATGAACAGTCTCGCCTTCTTGGAGCCGAACGCGGTTGTTGACACGGGCGAAGTTTCGCCCGGCGTCGGCCTGGTGGTTCCCCAGGTTGCCAGCGCTCCGCCCGTTGTTTACCGGCTGGGTCCCCAGTTCGGATCGGACAACTCGTACGGGCCTCATGCCTTCATCCGATACCTGAAATTTATTGTGCCGCGCCAAGACCCGCAGACGATTGACCTGCTGACGAGCCGCGATTTCGCACGATGGACGCCACAATAGAGAACAATGTGCCGGTTGGCCGGCGGTGCGGCTAATCGAGCCTCGGTCCTGGCGGTACAGCATCAATTTCACTCTGGTCTTGCCATCGAGTGCCCGGCCGCCACGGTGCAAAGCCCTGGTCCCGCGCGGCCGCCAAGGCCTCCGCTTCGGGGCGCGGAACAATAAATTTGAGGAACAGGCCATATGATTCGCGGCCATATGGGGCGGGCGGCCACACGTAATGGACGACGGGCAGCGCGCCGTTCTGCTGTGGAATGATCATGCCCACGCTGGGCTCGACGGCGTTTCGCTCGACCTGTGCTGCGGGGTGTTCCAGTGCAAGTGAGCTCACCAATCGTCGCGCAATGTAAGCGTTTTCGGTGGGTACCGGGTGATGCTTGAAATAGTAGGACGCCAGGGCCGGGTGTAGGACTGCCGATTCAACGGTCGCGGAGCCGACCAGATTCAGGATCGCGACGAACGGATAGGCCGGATGGACCATGGATTGGTAGAGATCGAAATGGGGGCCCCGCGAGAATCCGATCCTCGTCTGCCGGGAGACGTACACTGCAGTGCGCGGATCGACGTGCGGGAAAAGGCTTGCCACGAAACGCTGCTCATCATCGGTGGTGACGAAGAGGATACGCGGATCGAAATAAAGAGACTCCAACACGACGTCTCCAACGGCATCGACGAGTGGATAGCTAGTGGTTGTGACGCACCGCCCCGGGTCATCTTGAATGGTGCCGTCCCGAGCGTCTCGTGCTAGTTCGCCCGCGGCGCGATGCCGATCGTCGGGATTCTTCGCCATCCCTTTGGCCACCACGCGATCGAACTGCGACGGTAGGTCGGGCCGGATCGCCGATACCCGCGGTGGGGGTTCCGATACGTGGCCGATGACTACCCGCTCGAGAGTCGGGCCTGGGAACGGTCGGCTTCCCGTGAGGCATTCATACAATACGCAGGCCAACGCGTAGATGTCCGCACTCGGTTCTAGCCGTTCCGTCGAAAAACGCTCGGGCGCGGCGTAATACC
Protein-coding regions in this window:
- a CDS encoding PE domain-containing protein codes for the protein MSYVVALPEMVSAASVDVASIGSLVTTANQGVAEATTGVLAAAEDEVSGAIAALFSAHGRGYQALSAQVASFHERFVQTLTRAAGAYAAAEAANALNLSALETSIAEAANPLSRLLELPPLGWYTGNAPSPYLTWPLGLTVQYGTYDGMGVVRITPPYPTGEYVVAMHGGGFLLPPSFFHWIHYSVMSYQTGATMEVPIYPLVWQGGTAGVVVPKMAGLVSSLIAQHGTANVSVIGDSAGGNLALASVQYMVAQGDPVPSRMVLLSPWLDVASPWREAWSMQLANSWAGNLPVNNFLVSPLYGSLSGLPPTYVYSGSWDPLDAQASVLRQAAIAQGAPISFILANFQVHDWVIGTPGGLLYWPQINQQLGIA
- a CDS encoding PE family protein, which gives rise to MSFVSVVPELVAQAARELDCLGSTLSAANSAAAAATTGIVPPAADEVSAAIASLLNSQAHEYQSLSARVAAFHSEFVNLLNAGVSSYINTEAGNTHAAAASEFAQFYPEGPLGMLLKAEMEFIELPLDAIGPVVTSTAALGQSGSTFVNAVLAGNPDAAAAALRDVGPNVGNAILYGQNTMSIPLPSNIAGVSVALNIPFGGLLAPIQPMTATVTFGGPFAGQEPVTVPMPFEVGGIVTEVQTDPESVALALLLSPLFFL
- a CDS encoding adenylate/guanylate cyclase domain-containing protein encodes the protein MTTAILQERLTAVQRAGHFDAHVVGGLARYIAEAPDEKLFRMNPYRYAAETGITERDAVDLFLHAAHAGVVEFSWGVICPACGAFITTDHALRALNEDRDCAICDISISPSIDDNVEVAFSVAPSARTTRFSFPEKLDFIRDGMTLFFSPSVTDTTQLGRYLGNPMWFGTAPAGATVEAERELAPGRYLLALPEYHALRRFTVDEGAGGSAMSYEVLAGGRLIQDGEQLAVGKVRMSLQNRLGRPVVFGAFRDPHPSSPEAHAAKTTMLGSGAKLNFHRFFTVKELVTTQVFRDLFRAESIPAQGGLGLKNLTVLFTDLKGSAELYSRMGDMRAYSLVGEHFGLLREVVAARGGAVVKTIGDAVMASFPTPAPALEAAMVMNREIAKVGELELKIGLHAGPCIAVDLNERLDYFGQTVNIAARVQGIADSRQIVCTDPVRDAPGADEVISELSLVGKRELAALKGVGGQVGVWRYQ
- a CDS encoding bifunctional cytochrome P450/NADPH--P450 reductase, which encodes MGEFRASPPPDLPGVPSAEGPLPGPDQLVGRPRALGVDLLGELHGPLFYSDFNGGIRKLYACSLELVSELCDETRFAKNLTATLARVRPLAGDGLFTAYHGEPNWQRAHDVLLPGFSYAGLRAYHAAMLDINCKLIDRWDASVGAQSVDVSNDLQKLAMDTVALAGFGSRFESFDCPGLAPIPQSFTTALGELVSEVQTPVFTQELSTLHNFIDGLIAEHRACGDEFEDLLALMLQQDPDGNPVLETENVRNQIMTFLIAGQLTTSELMPNTLYNIVSDPAVLHRVQAEVDSVFGAEDDHLPGYDDIGKLTYLRQAIEETLRLSPPVLSFDRMALEDTVIGGRYPIKRGEAVAVLTGALHRQPQWGDNVELFDPDRFVAERSAARPAALFKPFGTGARSCIGRQFALHEATLALARLIHRYRLIDAFHYVPQWETPTSRRPVGFRLELLRRTPPDRRADSPDLEAAAVPSAAQNTTAITAGTRVAIFHGSNLGTCRALARQFADDATALGCAATVAPLDAAVGGFPEAEAVVIVASSYNGQPTDDARAFLTWLLDAHTTLKPTPNVAVLGVGDHNWADTYQAVSRRINERLDELQANRLVPRAEADTSGDLVGVIEEFAGALWSSLAEHFGDPDATPLTDAAEPLYELRRIVGPVTAAMDARSSVIPMTVVESIELVRPGLGQAKTNVRVQLPDGVDYQTGDHLTVMADNPPEVVDAALAQLGIDPGLRLSINPRRSSRRLIALDREVSAQELLTHFVELRKPVTSSQLRRLAAANTSPGEHQRLTELAEDPAGCALSVLECLDEYPNCVLTGAEFLELLDPMVPRHYSIASSSMLSPQTVGLIVSVLDAPARSGRGLFKGVASNYLARVQPGQTIRARVDPARHAFRAGADPAKNVILVSAGTGVAPFLGFLGDRLAAQRAGAPVEPALCFFGVRDPEVDYIFRDQFEQAEAIGIVQMRPAFSRAPRDGVRYVQDRIAADADEVWALLGDPGKDAHVYVCGDGARMAPAVRGSFLDIYRARTGADDGQAREWLNGLIESDHYVEDVWAG
- a CDS encoding protein kinase domain-containing protein, which gives rise to MDEAIAAGQVYAATLLSDIDPAAGRQAWERLAIQHDSFNLQGRSVFSESTLSHYAKEQLAAMGVHPATDPGRPLPTMSQAAPAGTTLRELLADGPVHPVRAVEIVTDVAAALDSIHGRGLVHGAVRPENIVVAAGDSVQLVESEPKHQPRDSVIDPDPDRDVDTWYYAAPERFSTERLEPSADIYALACVLYECLTGSRPFPGPTLERVVIGHVSEPPPRVSAIRPDLPSQFDRVVAKGMAKNPDDRHRAAGELARDARDGTIQDDPGRCVTTTSYPLVDAVGDVVLESLYFDPRILFVTTDDEQRFVASLFPHVDPRTAVYVSRQTRIGFSRGPHFDLYQSMVHPAYPFVAILNLVGSATVESAVLHPALASYYFKHHPVPTENAYIARRLVSSLALEHPAAQVERNAVEPSVGMIIPQQNGALPVVHYVWPPAPYGRESYGLFLKFIVPRPEAEALAAARDQGFAPWRPGTRWQDQSEIDAVPPGPRLD